From Bifidobacterium longum subsp. longum JCM 1217, one genomic window encodes:
- the pth gene encoding aminoacyl-tRNA hydrolase has protein sequence MASDFWLIAGLGNPGKKYEDTRHNMGFMAADVLAERWTVNFADHKGLAMLGKSVMNLDGRTVKFFLAKPLTYMNDSGNAVASISAYYQIEPDHIVVIHDDMDLEFGRIKVKAGGSAGGHNGIKSIDRSLGTPKYARVRMGVGHSKRGANAHDNTVNWVLGGFGPDQRKQLPEFLADGADAAEDIIFHGLAKTQEKFNGR, from the coding sequence ATGGCATCGGATTTCTGGCTGATTGCGGGACTGGGCAACCCCGGCAAAAAATATGAGGACACGCGGCACAACATGGGCTTCATGGCCGCCGACGTGCTCGCCGAACGTTGGACGGTGAACTTCGCCGATCACAAGGGCTTGGCCATGCTCGGTAAAAGCGTGATGAACCTGGACGGCCGCACCGTCAAGTTCTTTCTGGCCAAGCCGCTGACTTATATGAATGATTCCGGCAATGCGGTGGCTTCCATTAGCGCCTATTACCAGATCGAGCCCGACCATATTGTGGTGATTCACGATGACATGGACTTGGAATTCGGCCGTATCAAGGTCAAGGCAGGCGGCTCCGCAGGCGGCCACAACGGCATCAAGTCGATTGACCGTTCCCTCGGCACGCCGAAATACGCGCGTGTGCGCATGGGCGTCGGTCACTCCAAGCGCGGTGCGAACGCGCATGACAACACGGTGAACTGGGTGCTGGGCGGATTCGGTCCGGACCAGCGCAAGCAGCTGCCCGAATTCCTGGCTGACGGCGCCGACGCCGCCGAGGACATCATCTTCCACGGTCTTGCCAAGACCCAGGAGAAGTTCAATGGCCGGTGA